TTATTCTCATGGAAAACTaattacttttgttattttaatgTAAGTGGGAGGGTTGGAACCCAAAACCTTCCGCTTACATTCCCCCAAATCACCAAACTGGAAAAtactttttatttaataatttattcaTGAAAGATTTGAATCAAAATCCTACAATGATCAAATCTCATATGACTATTTGAAGCATATATTTCATCTAATCTAGTCTATCCGGTGGGACAGAATGTGATCACGTAGTCGGAGCCTGCACAAGTGAATGTGCTTGAAGCATCATCGTATGCATAACTATAAGCAGCAGGACAGGCTTCCTTAAACTTCCTTGAGTAATCAGTCGGGGGGCAAGTCTCCGGCGTCGAGTGATCGCCGGTGCAGCAATACTGAGGAGTGTTAAAAGCGAGGCATGCACTCTTGCATGCGACCACCACCTTGTCTGAGTCCGTGACCTGCAACTCCTCGGGGCAGTTTTGGTTGAGGTCCGCCACGCAGCCGGAATAGTTACAGTCACCCAAGCCACCGGACGGCCGGATGCCAAGTTCTACATTGTACCCGTCTACGAGGCTGACGTCGTAAAAGTCCTTGGCATTGTCTCCGTTGGCGATGGTGAATTCTGCCAGGGTTACCGGTGGTACACCACCGCCAGTGCATTTCAGTCCACCGCAGTCTCCGGTGGAGCAGCTGCCGTGGCCGGAGTCATCGAAGTTGCACCCGGTACGGGCCCAGAAACGGCCGGACCAGCCAGCTGGGGCTGAGAGTTGGATGGTTGCACCGGGGGACAATGCAAAACCACCGTCCCCCAGAACTGCCGCCCCATTTCTGGCGAGGGTCCCCGGCCAGACAGTGTGGCTGCAACTGTTTTGGAGCGTGAAAACTGTTGCTGAAACAATACTAGTCATAGTTCCTGCAAATGTGAGATCAATCACCCATCGATCCATGATGGTTTATCCTCTAAGTTTTAGTGCATATATTCTTAAAAAAACGTCTGCAATCTTGATGTCTTTGGGCTCTAttagaaatgaaaatgaatagTACTATTTCACTCGAGTTGCATTTCTCTTCCATTCTAATTCTAATCCAATTTCGGAGCAGTTGTAATTTTATTGGACACCCAGAGGAAGTCTATGTTGTTTGTTTGCAAGCCCAGCAAATGATTGGTAAAACGGCAGTAAATGTAGCCATTGAAGACAAGTTCAATGACAACCATTTAACCAATTTCGTTTCTTGAACAATGATTGAATTCATCTTTATGAAACAATGGTACAATTGAAAGAAAAGACCGCAATAATGGAACATAATCTTTGCCTTATTCTGAGTGACAAGGGCATATCAAGAAAAGTAAATCAGTTAACACAGGCAACAAATTTGGCATCCAATACAGATGATAGATTTGCAATGGAGAAGTTACCAAATGCGAGAAGATGCAGAAGCAGAAGAGCCAAGTTTAGGGAACCAGCCATTGGTTAGCTCTAGCAGGAGACCGGAAAAGAGCGAAGAAGTGAGAGAATTCCTGATGTGGTTGGTTGGGATCGTGAATGACCAAACTGGAAAATACTAATTACTTGCTTTCTTCTTTACGTCGACTTATTTATAGATATGTGACAAAAATTTCATTCGGTTTGAATATTTTaatttagataaaaaaaaagagagagtcGTAATCCAAAAATCAATTGCACAACTGACTGATAGGGAAACAAAACACCCATTCATTCAGTACAAAAAATGTCTCCAAGGATTGTGTCCACAAGAATATAAGAATTTTCCACGGTAGCTCACAACCGTGTTTGTTGATGGGTGGACTTGGACCTAGCTCGGCAAAATTTTTCCACCAACTTGGAGCGTTACATGTGCCCGTCAAGATATTGAAGGCTATTTATTTTGGCTTTCTTTGCTTCTCCTAATTGAATGCTTAGTTGAAATTCTTGATCTGTTTATTCTTCTTTTAGCTTCAACATTTTTATAGTTTAAAACCACCAAAAATTTTTGCGTACCAAAAAGTTTatcaagtcaaaaaaaaaaaaaaaaagaatggtttATCAAGTCCCATTGAGGGttcgtttgtttcgggtgaaaatgttttccagaaaaatattttcctaatttcccgtgtttggttgcacaaaagttactgaaaacattttcctatgtaaaatattttcactcatcttgtggaaaacaacttcccttccaaacttactgaagttgttttccgaaatgcatgcatcccgcctgtagtatgttccaatcttactgaaaacatcttgtaatatgttcttttttttttttagtgtaaacaggaggactcgaacccaagatctcttccttacactctctcccctgtaccacccaacccaacccaaccctccccctagtatattcaaccCAACCCTTCCCCTagtaaattcaaaataaaaaaaaaatctcattctgctcatcctatgctagtaattaattgtgtataatagggacattcttttctagaaaaactttcagcagtgagaatgcaagatatatgtcacaataagcattgcatgtgattgatatttgacactaaatgacTAGCAATTTGTTTAGTACTTaaagagatattttttatttatatatacatttctccaagattttttaaagttaaacaatgagatgaattttcttattttgcatgggaagaagtatgtagttataatgtgtagaaagtaaagatagagataaaagtgaaaatatttcaaaagttaaacaaacaccagaaaaatgaagtaagaaaatattttcaataagctaaccaaacacctgaaaatgatgaaagggaaatgattttcatggaaaattacttccacggaaaatatttttccaaggaaaacattttacttccaaccaaacagaccctgaATGTGTTTTCGTTTTCACCGGAGAAAGAAACAAGATCCGTACAAATATTTTAAAGAGTTTTCATGAAACAAGGTCTGAATTTTTTGTGTGTGTAAATTGTTCACTTTAATGAAGAACAAGATCATCTATCTAGCAAAATATGTGGATCCTATTTTGTGGGTTATCAATTTTTGGTTGGCTTATTTTTGGAGATGGACTAATTCAACTAGCCATTAATTAAGTGGTCCATACCATTAAATTCTGACACAAATTGATAAAGGGTTAATTCAACTAGCCATTAATTAAGTGGTCCATGCCATTAAATTCTCATACAAATTGATAAAGGAATACATCACTCTAGAGATTTTTCATGAAGGCTTTCATAGTCATTTTATCTGCAATTTTCTACAAAGATTTATAACCATAGTTGATGCCTTATCTTAGCTTGCTTTATCAAATTCCTAATACCAAAGCAATTTCCTTGATAAATAAATCAAGTCATCAGTCATAGTCATAGAGGATTGTTGCTTACAATTCATGAAAGGAGTTGGCTGTAATAGAACACTAGCcttgttagaaaataaataagaaaaattacttTATATATTCCTTAGAACAATAAACTAAATACCATCTGTCAGCGAACCACAAGAAAAGCAATTGAATCAATTTCCTTGACTGATTCTTGGATTGCTTATACCAACAAACTCgcaattatttctttccaaatagAAATAATGGTATTATGTAATATTAAATATCTAACTCTTTTATAGTGCTCCTTAagggatttaaattctatgtaaTTTACGTAGTAGTGACTGCAAATTACAATTAGGGGAGGCTGACGAGTTGGATTGAAAGTAGGAAGATGGATTGAATGTACGATACATATTTTAACAGAGtgagaaattttattttgtttccaCATATTTTGTTTGAGGGGACAAAAAGCATTTTTATTAGGGGAATTTTATAATGGAATAAATTTTGCAAATACCATCTTTTCAGTAATTTTTTTGGGACCTGCTTGTAGATGTCAGAATTTAGATATTAAAAATTGTTGTACTTCCGCTTTCTCTATTGGTAGATATTCGTAATAATCTACTTAATATGGACACAAATTGAGAGAGGCGTGATCACAATATAGAAACTAAACCATATAACATATAAGCAAAGttatgaatttttttgtttatggGATTATTGCTGTTTAGTTATCCATCCAATATGACTATCAATTCTTCCCAAAAAACCTAATTCTGTCCCTCGTGTCTAGATAGTTGTAATTGTCATAGAAGAAAATGGTTCAGTTCCTTATCTTATAGATCACAACGGTCACGATATGATTATtactttacaaaaaaaataaaataaaatcaaacacTGAATGCTTTTTTGACTATTTGGTGATCTTATATCAAACATTCTCCCATTTCCAGTTattaagccaaaaaaaaaaaaaaaatcttgagcTGGAGTTGTGTCATCTTTTACATTACCTTTTTCATTCTTACACTAAAGGGTAGAATGGAATAACGCTATTAGAAAAATTACTTTTTCCagttttatgaggaatttttaGTTGTGTTGCTAATGCTTATGATTGAAGGTAACTAGCAAATAACTAGCAAAAAAAACTAAACCTGTATATTGTTTTTCACACACACATTTATAAAACATGTCAGAATGTAAACCCCAATTTCTAGGAAACTAATTGTTATAAATAAGTATAACTTGAATTATTTACACACACACAGTGTGTCTTCATAACTAGTTAATATGAATAACAAAACATAGGTTAGGATTAGAGAGGGCAATTTGTCACGAGTCCCAATGGACAGCTCATGTCTAAAGGGATTTTGGGCGGGATgaatattttaattttgaaattgggCTTGAAATAGGACTCATCCTATTTATAGCCATTAGGGCCCATTAGGGTcaaaaaattccacaaaaaatTTAGCCCATCAATTGTTATATATCTTTTAATAACTAACGtgaaccattttttttctccaGCTAGGTCCTTCAGTTTTTTCCTTGTAATTATGTTTAAAACCCCCATCTAGTTTCCTGAACTCTTTTGTCCCTtagaaattaattatttttattttccccTTTTCGTAAAAATTATGTCGCCAATCTCAATTTAGAGTGCTTTTTGAAAAATGTCGAAAGAAACTTCTTACTTTGAGGCAAAAACTCAATGGTTGCGCAGTTAGGCTAAATAGTGCCTAAACAGGGCTGGTGGGATTCTTTAGGCTTATAAATGATTTTGAACTCCTTTTCTAGTAGAATACTGATCAAAATGAATATAGGAAGTAATATGAAAGTCATTAATTTGTAATCTTGTTAGAAAATATTTTATCCAGTTTTGATAGTTTTATGATGGCTCATAGTTCCAAACCCATTTCTTTATACTTATAAATACAAGTCCTTTTAAGTTTTTATAAGACTTTTTTTTTGCTCAACTAAACCAACGGGCTTTGTGAAGTCATATCAGGAGGTGCGACAGGGTGACCCCCTTTCTCCCGCGCTTTTCTTATTCGTGGCAGAATTTCTTGGGAGAGGACTACAAaggatttttttatttcaaggACAGTAGATACTTCATATCTGCTGGGTTGAAAGTGCCGTATTTAGCCTTTGCGGATGATATGATTATCTTCACTCGGTGCTCGCAGGATGCGTTGTTGTCCATTAAGGATTTTTTGCAGCTCTACCAAAGTTGTTCTGGCCAGAAGGTGAATATTACTAAGAGTGCTTTTTACGCATCAACTAGGGTTACGGACACTCAGCGGGCCCTAATAAGCACGACCCTAGGGTACCAGTGCCATGGTTTTCCGTTCAGGTATCTAGGGGTGCCACTGATTCGTGGTAGGGTTACATGTGCAGTGTTTGATGAGTTGCTGGGCAAGGTGCGCCAAAAGCTATTCCATTGGAGCTCAAAGATGCTATCTATGGGGGGGGGGAAATTGTCCTTTTACGAAGTGTCCTGTGTTCCCTTCCTGTCTACTTACTCCAGGTGCTCCAACCGCCGAAGGCTGTGTTGCTGCATTTAGGCCGAGTGTACAATGCTTTCTTGTGGGACACCTCTATTGAAAGCAAACGGATCCACTGGGCGGCTTGGGATAAGGTTTGCTGTCCGATCGAGGAAGGGGGACTAGGGTTTCGCTCATTTGAGGACATCGCAAAGGCTTTCTCATGTAAGCTCTGGTGGAAGTTGAGGGAATAAGCATCTATTTGGGCAGAGTTCATGCACGTCAAGTACGTCAGAGGTGGGCATCCTCTTCTAGTTTCAGCGGACCGCCCGTCCCCAGTTTGGCGCCGTTTGGTAGAGGTGAGGGATCTCGCGGAGGGGAATATCCGGTGGTGTTTGGGGGAGGGTTTAGTTGACTTCTAGCAGGACAGGTGGTGTACTGATGTTCCGCTCGCTAGTTTGGTGCCAGGGCCTAAGTCTCGCAGGTTGGTAGGGGAATTTTTTCTTTCTGATGGTTGGGATGAGCAGTGGCTTAGACGACTTCTTCCGGGGCACTTAGTGTCGAAGGTCTTGGAGCTGCGTATATTCCCCAATATGTGAGACCAAATGATTTGGGCGGCGTCACCTTCGCGGAGCTTTACTGTGTCTTCAGCTTGGAAGGTTCTTCGTTCAAAGCACAATCGGTCTGTTATTGATTCATTGGTCTGGAGCTCAGTGGTCCCTCTGAAGTTATCATTCTTTGCGTGGAGGTTGTTGCGTGGATGGCTCCCCTTGGATGATCTCCTTCAAGGTAGAGGATTGAGGTTAGCGTCAAAGTGCTACTGCTGTGGCCGAGCGCCGGAAACGGGAGACCCCCTTTTTGTCTCGGGTCCTTTAGCAAGCAGTGTCTGGTGGCACTTCTCCTGCCTCTTTGGGCTGATAGTCCAGGGGAGTGGGGTGGCAACGAGGCTTGCATGTTGGCTCTTGTCTCACCGGTTTGTCTCACGGAATCATATTCGTATCATTCTTCCTCTCTCGATCTTGTGGTTTATTTGGAAGGGCCGTAACAAGGCCCGCTTTGAGGGGATGAGTATGTCGTCGGATCAGATAATCAACCAGGTGTGTGCATTTGTCGAGCAGTTGGGTAGGGGTGGCCTGCTTAAGTTGGAGTATTTCAAAGGGGACACAGATTGTGCCTGGGTGAAATTCGGTAAGGTCAAGGGAAAATTGGTATAGCTTCGAGCCTTTTCTTGGGTAAAACCTACAGGGCAAGCGGTGAAACTCAATACTGATGCAAGTGTTGTAAGCGGGCATTCAAGTGGTGGAGGGGTGGTGTGCTCGGCTGAGAGGAATTTAGTGTTTGCCTTTTATAAAGAGTTTGGAGAGCAAGATGTTCTCTCAACAGAAGCATTCACTACTACAAAAATAGTCTTTAGCGACACACCTATTATGACACTTTTAGCAAAATGTCATAATACAATCTTAATATGACATGCAATAGGAATGGtcattaaaaaggaaaagaagacaCCATAACGACATCGTAATGCTAGAAacagattgaaaaaaaaaatagaaaatgctGAAACAAAATGGCGCTCCACTAAggcgctttttttttttcaggaaaaTTTGTAAGCCCCTCTCCAGAACTTACCTGACCTCAAGATCTACTCTTTCCTCCCCCAATTTTTTCTCTCCGGACATAACCAATCATCCCAATTGAGCCAGAGAACCAATCATGCATCATCATACACAATATCCATTCTCATGCTTTTGCACCTTATCTCATCGCACCATTTTTCACCTCTCTAAGTAACTCGTAGATCCGTGGTTTGATTGCGAAGAGGAATTAGGGCATTCGAACCTAGTGATAATTAGGACATTTGAAGATAGAGGAAGGCAAGATTGTGGTGGCAGACAAACGGTTAGTCTGCATTTGGTTTTTGAAAGTTATTTGCTTTTTGTGCctaatttttccatctcttgATTCAATTTTCTGTTGAGTTTTCCTTGCAAAATTAGGTTAGAAATTTAGGTTTGTAAGGCTAACACCCTGATATTAAGtgggttattttgtttttcataAGTTTGGACTGATTTCAAGCATTTAGTGTTATATTTTTCCGGCCAAAAATGTGAAGTCTAATAATATTTGCTATGTGTTTGCTGTTTTGCCAGAAAGAAACTTTCAAAATATAGCTGCCCCATTTGAATAGTTGTTTAACCAGTTTTAATGCTGCTGGTTGAACTTGAAGATGCTTAAATTATGTGCTCCTAAACAGGGCAACATTGGGCGATACTTGAGTTGTTGGTAATTACCAAGTTCTTGGATTCGGATTCTGATTGTGATAAGAAACCAAATAGAGTTTAAGAAACTTTATTAGTCTAGTTTAAGCATCTTATTTTCAGCTTTGTTCATTCTTCATTTGATGGCTCTTGGAATTTGGTTTATTTGTTCTTCCTTGTAATTGGATTTTGGGATTTTGTTAGGAAGATAGAGAGTCATCAAGAGACTAATAAAGTGCAGTAACATActtaagaaagagaaagaattaTTCtgcaaaattctaaaaaaaaaagttaaagttCCTAATGGTTATTCAGCCACAATTTCAAAGTCTGTGCACTTGAAACCTCCTAAACTATCTAGACTTAAGAGTCATGATAATTACATTTTAATTCAACAACTGTTACCATAATGCTACAGAAATCTTCTTCCAAAATCAGTGCAGTCTCCCTTGATAAAGTTGTCCAACTACTTTAGAGATTTGTGTTCTAAAACATTTTGTCCTAGAGAACTTGttcaaatgaaaagtgaaattaCTATTGTGCTATGCCAGTTGGAGCGTGTGTTTCTACCATCTTTATTTGTTGTAATGGTTCATTTGACCATTCATTTAGCAACTGAGGCAAGAATAATTGTTCCAGTATACTATCATTGGATGTATCCAATTGAAAGATAATTATCATAAGTTTaaaatttcatcttttttttcttaatgtGATTAGTCTTATTATAACATATTATTTTGTAATTATCTCATGTACCTATGCACATTGAAGAATTATGTTTGAAATAGAAGTCGGATTGATAGTTAGAATGCAAAAGAGTACCTAATTAATGAGTGTAAATCACTGaaatttgggttgattttgtaGTATTATGTAATGAATTTCTGTTTAGGAGTTGCTCTCTTGTGTATGATTTTCACAAACTTTATAAAATTGATACTTTCAAGGTTGGGGATGAAGTTACAATAAGGAGCATAATTGATCCAAATAGAATTTTGGCTGTTGGAGAGGTTAGAAGTTTGGATCCTACGACTAAAGTTGGTGACACACCTTTGGGGTCACGTTGGTGTGAAGTTCATGTGAATGTGCCTGTGGAGAGTAATGAGGAGTTGATGAGGCCATACCgtaatttttgaaagattaGAGATGCAATTGGAGTGGCTATTGTTTGGCCAATAAATCTGGTACTCTTTTGTCATACCTTTACCATTTGTCTAATgtagttattatttgttttcTAATGTTAAAACTGTAAAACAAGACCTATGTGAATTGTAATTTGTCTTGTTTGGTTTACAACACTTGTAAGTGAGTATTGAAGAAAATTAAAGCAACATTGGGTCAAGTGGCAGTTTTTTGAAGGCATCTTCCTTGCTTGGTAGTTGAGTTGCTGTCCTGTGCGTCCTTTATATGTACACGACTGATTTAAAACCATCTAAATTAGTATGTAATTTGTAGACACTTTTGGTGTGGATTGTTTAAATGATGTACTTTTGCTCAAGTTTGGATGATTGTATTGCTT
This sequence is a window from Coffea eugenioides isolate CCC68of chromosome 7, Ceug_1.0, whole genome shotgun sequence. Protein-coding genes within it:
- the LOC113777672 gene encoding pathogenesis-related protein 5-like, with product MAGSLNLALLLLHLLAFGTMTSIVSATVFTLQNSCSHTVWPGTLARNGAAVLGDGGFALSPGATIQLSAPAGWSGRFWARTGCNFDDSGHGSCSTGDCGGLKCTGGGVPPVTLAEFTIANGDNAKDFYDVSLVDGYNVELGIRPSGGLGDCNYSGCVADLNQNCPEELQVTDSDKVVVACKSACLAFNTPQYCCTGDHSTPETCPPTDYSRKFKEACPAAYSYAYDDASSTFTCAGSDYVITFCPTG